From Salvelinus namaycush isolate Seneca chromosome 27, SaNama_1.0, whole genome shotgun sequence, the proteins below share one genomic window:
- the LOC120022494 gene encoding chromodomain-helicase-DNA-binding protein 4-like isoform X3, giving the protein MSGSEDDRDDFGAPEDRSLMQDEEEEMSESEAPKVKKKKAKKSRENKSSKRRTSRREDVPMSSPEPMETPEVDRDEERAAPRSDSEGSDYNPGKKKKKNRGSTSKEKKRSSTSTDRNGGGKDKRKDPEPEEEEDEDDDDDSLEPKTSSQLLDDWGMEDIDHVFSDEDYRSLTNYKAFSQYVRPLIAAKNPKIAVSKMMMVLGAKWREFSTNNPLRGSAAATAALAAANVSAAVESMVAEVAPAPVAEPQAPVAPPLKKAKTKEGKGPNARKKSRPTPKPAEKKKVATKKVAPLKIKLGGFNSKRKRSSSEEDEPDVESDFDDASMNSVSVSDGSNSRSSRSKKPKSKPKKKKGLYSAVEEDGDGYETDHQDYCEVCQQGGEIILCDTCPRAYHMVCLDPDMENAPEGTWSCPHCEKEGKQWEAREEGSEEEEEEVEAEPEEDDHHMEFCRVCKDGGELLCCDSCPSSYHIHCLNPPLPEIPNGEWICPRCTCPPMKGKVQKILTWRWGDPPPPTPIPRPPDLPADQPDPAPLAGRPEREFFAKWSNMSYWHCSWVSELQLELHCQVMFRNYQRKNDMDEPPSVDFGEGDEEKSTKRKAKDPLYAKMEEKYYRFGIKIAWMMIHRILNHSQDKKNNVHYLIKWKDLAYDQATWEAEDMDIPEFDVFRQQYWNHRELMMGDEGKPGKKIKVKGKTKRMDRPPENPVVDPTIKFERQPDYIDSTGGNLHPYQLEGLNWLRFSWAQGTDTILADEMGLGKTVQTAVFLYSLYKEGHSKGPFLVSAPLSTIINWEREFEMWAPDMYVVTYVGDKDSRAVIRENEFSFENNAIRGGKRASKMKKDSSVKFHVLLTSYELITIDMAILGSIDWACLVVDEAHRLKNNQSKFFRVLNNYPLQHKLLLTGTPLQNNLEELFHLLNFLTPERFSNLEGFLEEFADIAKEDQIKKLHDMLGPHMLRRLKADVFKHMPSKTELIVRVELSPMQKKYYKFILTRNFEALNTRSGGNQVSLLNVVMDLKKCCNHPYLFPVAAMEAPKMPNGMYDGSALTKSAGKLTLMQKMMRKLKDGGHRVLIFSQMTKMLDLLEDFLENEGYKYERIDGSITGGMRQEAIDRFNAPGALQFAFLLSTRAGGLGINLATADTVIIYDSDWNPHNDIQAFSRAHRIGQNKKVMIYRFVTKASVEERITQVAKKKMMLTHLVVRPGLGSKTGSMSKQELDDILKFGTEELFKDELGKGDKEGENKEEDSQVIHYDDMAVDRLLDRNQESETPEETEIGSMNEYLGSFKVAQYVVKDEEEAEEEVQREIIKQEESVDPDYWEKLLRHHYEQQQEDLARNLGKGKRIRKQVNYNDGSQEDRGSRRDWQDDQSDNNSDYSVASEEGDEDFDERAEGGAANSRRPNRKGMRGDRDKPLPPLLARVGGNIEVLGFNVRQRKAFLNAVMRYGMPPQDAFTTQWLVRDLRGKSEKEFKAYVSLFMRHLCEPGADGAETFADGVPREGLSRQHVLTRIGVMSLIRKKVQEFEHVNGQWSMPWMMELEESKKAAAAAAAGARPDSPGKTPSTGTPADTQPNTPATAPKTPSTGTPADTQPNTPAPADDPSKTEDATKDGEKEEKKDGEVEKEESRKTEDPEVNAIPDKEEKTPSPEPKEKDEDEPMETDKPANGEAEKEKDGETAEKSAQGEEETKSPAAEAKMDVSEVKSEDSEAKAEEKKEKTEKMDTTPASEEKKEQKEEKDGAKAEELAKLQNGDSVKEVVAAGVSEEKKKAKTRFMFNIADGGFTELHSLWQNEERAATVTKKTNEIWHRRHDYWLLAGIIQHGYARWQDIQNDVKYAILNEPFKAEMNRGNFLEIKNKFLARRFKLLEQALVIEEQLRRAAYLNMSEDPSHPSMALNTRFSEVECLAESHQHLSKESMSGNKPANAVLHKVLKQLEELLSDMKADVTRLPATIARIPPVAVRLQMSERNILSRLASRGPEPQPQQPQLSQQ; this is encoded by the exons ATGTCTGGAAGCGAGGACGATAGGGATGATTTTGGAGCCCCAGAGGACCGGTCTCTAATGCAAG atgaggaagaggagatgTCAGAGAGTGAGGCCCCGAAGGTGAAGAAGAAGAAGGCCAAGAAGAGCCGGGAGAACAAAAGCAGCAAGAGGCGGACCTCTCGCAGAGAG GATGTGCCTATGAGCTCCCCTGAGCCCATGGAGACCCCCGAGGTGGACAGGGACGAGGAGCGAGCGGCACCCCGCTCGGACAGCGAGGGCAGCGACTACAACCcggggaagaagaagaagaagaacagggGGAGCACCTCCAAGGAGAAGAAAAGGAGCAGCACCAGCACTGACAGAAACGGCGGAGGAAAGGACAAGAGGAAGGACCCTGAacctgaggaagaggaggatgaggacgaTGACGACGATAGCTTG GAGCCTAAGACGTCGTCCCAGCTCCTGGATGACTGGGGAATGGAGGACATTGACCACGTCTTCAGCGACGAGGACTACCGCTCCCTCACCAACTACAAGGCCTTCAGCCAATATGTCAG ACCACTCATCGCGGCCAAGAACCCCAAGATCGCCGTGTCCAAGATGATGATGGTACTGGGTGCCAAGTGGCGTGAGTTCAGCACCAACAATCCCCTGAGAGGCTCCGCCGCCGCCACTGCCGCCTTGGCCGCCGCCAACGTGTCTGCCGCAGTGGAGAGCATGGTGGCGGAGGTCGCTCCCGCCCCGGTCGCCGAGCCCCAGGCACCGGTCGCCCCGCCTCTGAAAAAGGCCAAGACCAAAGAGGGCAAAGGTCCTAATGCTCGTAAGAAGTCCAGGCCCACCCCCAAGCCTGCAGAGAAGAAGAAAGTGGCTACAAAGAAGGTAGCTCCGCTCAAGATCAAACTAGGAGGCTTCAACAGCAAGAGGAAACGCTCCTCG AGTGAAGAGGATGAGCCTGACGTGGAGAGTGACTTTGACGACGCCAGCATGAACAGCGTGTCCGTGTCGGACGGCTCCAACAGCCGCAGCAGCCGCTCCAAGAAGCCCAAGAGCAAGCCCAAGAAGAAGAAGGGTCTGTactctgcag TCGAGGAGGACGGTGACGGATATGAGACAGACCACCAGGACTACTGTGAGGTGTGCCAGCAGGGAGGGGAGATCATTCTGTGCGACACCTGTCCCAGGGCCTACCACATGGTGTGTCTGGACCCCGACATGGAGAACGCCCCAGAGGGCACCTGGAGCTGCCCACACTGC GAGAAGGAGGGCAAACAGTGGGAGGCGCGGGAGGAGGGctcagaagaagaggaggaggaggtggaggcagAGCCGGAGGAGGATGACCACCACATGGAGTTCTGCAGGGTGTGTAAGGACGGTGGCGAGCTGCTCTGCTGCGACTCCTGTCCCTCCTCCTACCACATCCACTGTCTCAACCCGCCCCTGCCTGAGATCCCCAACGGAGAGTGGATCTGCCCACGCTGCACT TGTCCACCCATGAAGGGCAAGGTGCAGAAGATTCTGACGTGGCGCTGGGGCGACCCCCCTCCGCCCACGCCCATCCCCCGCCCCCCAGACCTCCCGGCTGACCAGCCTGACCCCGCCCCTCTGGCCGGGCGCCCTGAGAGGGAGTTCTTCGCCAAGTGGAGCAACATGTCCTACTGGCACTGCTCCTGGGTGTCTGAGCTGCAG TTGGAGCTGCACTGTCAGGTGATGTTCAGGAACTACCAGAGGAAGAACGACATGGACGAGCCTCCTTCAGTAGACTTTGGCGAGGGCGACGAGGAAAAGAGCACGAAGAGGAAGGCCAAGGACCCGCTCTACGCCAAGATGGAGGAGAAGTACTACCGCTTCGGCATCAAGATCGCCTGGATGATGATTCACCGCATCCTTAACCACAG TCAGGACAAGAAGAATAACGTACACTACCTCATCAAGTGGAAAGACCTTGCCTACGACCAGGCCACCTGGGAGGCTGAGGACATGGACATCCCAGAGTTTGACGTCTTCAGACAGCAGTACTGGAACCACAG GGAGCTGATGATGGGCGACGAGGGTAAACCAGGGAAGAAGATCAAGGTGAAAGGCAAGACGAAGAGGATGGACCGGCCTCCTGAGAATCCTGTCGTTGAT CCCACCATCAAGTTTGAGCGGCAGCCTGATTACATAGACAGTACGGGGGGCAACCTGCACCCCTACCAGCTGGAGGGTCTCAACTGGCTGCGTTTCTCCTGGGCACAGGGCACAGACACTATTCTGGCTGACGAGATGGGACTGGGCAAGACTGTGCAGACTGCCGTGTTCCTCTACTCACTCTacaaagag GGTCACTCCAAGGGCCCGTTCCTGGTGAGCGCCCCCCTGTCTACCATCATTAACtgggagagagagtttgagatGTGGGCACCGGACATGTACGTGGTGACCTACGTAGGAGACAAGGACAGCAGAGCCGTCATCAGAGAGAACGAGTTCTCCTTCGAGAACAACGCCATCCGTGGAGGCAAGAGGGCTTCTAAGATGAAG AAAGACTCATCGGTGAAGTTCCATGTGCTGCTGACGTCCTATGAGTTGATCACCATCGACATGGCCATCCTAGGTTCCATAGATTGGGCCTGTCTGGTGGTCGATGAGGCCCACAGGCTCAAAAACAACCAGTCCAAG TTCTTCAGAGTGCTGAACAACTATCCTCTCCAGCACAAGCTGCTACTGACCGGTACACCTCTACAGAACAACCTGGAAGAGTTGTTCCACCTCCTCAACTTCCTCACGCCAGAGagattcag tAACCTGGAGGGTTTCCTGGAAGAGTTTGCTGACATTGCCAAAGAGGACCAGATCAAGAAGCTGCATGACATGCTGGGACCCCACATGCTCAGGAGACTGAAGGCTGACGTCTTCAAACACATGCCCTCCAAGACGGAGCTCATCGTCAGGGTGGAGCTCAGCCCCATGCAGAA GAAGTACTACAAATTCATCCTCACCCGTAACTTTGAGGCCCTGAACACGCGCAGTGGTGGAAATCAAGTATCCCTGCTCAACGTGGTGATGGACCTCAAGAAGTGCTGCAATCACCCCTACCTCTTCCCTGTGGCTGCCATG GAAGCCCCAAAGATGCCCAATGGGATGTACGACGGTAGCGCCCTCACTAAGTCTGCCGGGAAACTGACGCTAATGCAGAAGATGATGAGGAAGCTGAAAGACGGAGGGCACAGAGTACTCATCTTCTCTCAG ATGACCAAGATGCTTGACCTGCTGGAGGACTTCCTGGAGAACGAGGGCTACAAGTACGAGCGTATCGACGGCAGCATCACCGGGGGCATGAGACAGGAGGCCATCGACAGATTCAATG CTCCTGGAGCGCTGCAGTTTGCCTTCCTGCTGTCGACGAGAGCTGGAGGTCTGGGTATCAACCTGGCCACCGCCGACACAGTCATCATCTACGACTCCGACTGGAACCCTCACAACGACATCCAG GCGTTCAGCAGAGCTCACCGTATCGGACAGAACAAGAAGGTGATGATCTACCGCTTCGTCACAAAGGCCTCTGTGGAGGAGAGGATCACTCAG GTTGCCAAGAAGAAGATGATGTTGACCCACCTGGTGGTGCGTCCTGGTCTGGGCTCCAAGACGGGTTCCATGTCCAAACAGGAGCTGGACGACATCCTCAAGTTTGGCACGGAGGAGCTGTTCAAGGACGAGCTTGGAAAGGGGGACAAAGAAG GTGAGAACAAGGAGGAGGACAGCCAGGTGATCCACTATGATGACATGGCGGTGGACAGACTGCTGGACAGGAACCAGGAGTCCGAAACCCCGGAGGAAACGGAGATCGGGAGCATGAACGAGTACCTCGGTTCCTTCAAGGTGGCCCAGTACGTGGTCAAGGACGAGGAGGAGGCG GAGGAGGAAGTACAGAGGGAGATCATCAAGCAGGAGGAGAGTGTCGACCCAGACTACTGGGAGAAGCTGCTCAGGCACCACTATGAGCAGCAGCAGGAGGACCTGGCCCGCAACCTGGGCAAGGGCAAGCGCATCCGCAAGCAGGTCAACTACAACGACGGCTCCCAGGAGGACCGAGGTAGTAGACGAG ATTGGCAGGATGACCAATCGGACAACAACTCGGACTACTCTGTGGCCTCCGAGGAGGGCGACGAGGACTTTGATGAGCGGGCAGAAG GCGGTGCAGCCAACTCTCGCAGACCCAACAGGAAAGGCATGCGGGGCGACAGGGACAAGCCGCTGCCCCCCCTGCTGGCCAGAGTGGGAGGCAACATTGAG GTGTTGGGCTTCAACGTTCGCCAGAGGAAGGCCTTCCTGAATGCAGTGATGCGTTATGGGATGCCTCCTCAGGACGCCTTCACCACCCAGTGGCTGGTCAGAGACCTGCGTGGGAAATCTGAGAAAGAGTTCAA GGCGTACGTCTCCCTTTTCATGAGGCACCTGTGCGAGCCCGGCGCCGACGGAGCCGAGACCTTTGCCGACGGCGTCCCCCGCGAAGGGTTGTCGCGGCAACACGTACTCACCCGCATCGGTGTGATGTCGCTGATCCGCAAGAAG GTCCAGGAGTTCGAGCACGTCAACGGCCAGTGGTCCATGCCCTGGATGATGGAGCTGGAGGAGAGTAAAAAGGCTgcggccgctgctgctgctggagCCCGCCCCGACTCCCCAGGGAAGACCCCCTCCACGGGCACGCCTGCAGACACGCAGCCCAACACGCCCGCCACAG CCCCCAAAACTCCCTCCACTGGCACACCCGCAGACACGCAACCCAACACGCCTGCCCCAG CAGACGATCCTTCGAAGACTGAGGACGCCACGAAGGATGgcgagaaagaggagaagaaagacggcgaggtggagaaggaggagtCCAGAAAGACGGAAGACCCAGAG GTCAATGCGATCCCCGATAAAGAGGAGAAGACTCCTTCCCCTGAACCAAAAGAGAAAGATGAAGACGAGCCCATGGAAACAGACAAGCCTGCCAACGGCGAGGCGGAAAAGGAGAAGGACGGCGAGACTGCAGAGAAGAGTGCTCAGGGAGAAGAGGAGACCAAGTCTCCAGCAGCAGAGGCCAAGATGGACGTGTCCGAGGTCAAATCGGAAGACTCCGAGGCCAAAG cagaagagaagaaagagaagacgGAGAAGATGGATACCACTCCTGCCTCAGAGGAAAAGAAAG AGCAAAAGGAGGAGAAGGATGGCGCGAAGGCGGAGGAGCTGGCCAAGCTGCAGAACGGGGACAGTGTGAAGGAGGTGGTGGCGGCCGGAGTCAGTGAGGAGAAGAAGAAAGCCAAGACGAGATTCATGTTCAACATCGCCGACGGAGGATTCACAG AGCTACACTCCTTGTGGCAGAACGAGGAGAGGGCTGCCACCGTCACCAAGAAGACCAACGAGATCTGGCACCGTCGCCATGACTACTGGCTTCTGGCTGGCATCATACA ACACGGCTACGCGCGTTGGCAGGACATTCAGAACGACGTGAAGTACGCCATCCTCAACGAGCCCTTCAAGGCTGAGATGAACCGAGGCAACTTCCTGGAGATAAAAAACAAGTTTCTGGCCAGGAGGTTCAAG CTGCTGGAGCAGGCCCTGGTGATCGAGGAGCAGCTGCGCCGGGCGGCCTACCTCAACATGTCGGAGGACCCTTCCCACCCCTCCATGGCCCTCAACACGCGCTTCAGCGAGGTGGAGTGTCTGGCCGAGTCCCACCAACACCTCAGCAAGGAGTCCATGTCGGGGAACAAGCCTGCCAACGCCGTTCTGCACAAAG tgCTGAAACAGCTGGAGGAGCTGCTCAGTGACATGAAAGCAGACGTGACCCGTCTCCCGGCAACCATCGCCCGGATACCCCCGGTCGCAGTGAGACTCCAGATGTCCGAGAGGAACATCCTCAGCCGCCTGGCCAGCAGAGGCCCCGAACCACAGCCTCAACAACCGCAG CTGTCACAACAGTAG